The DNA window CTGGGAACGGTCTCGCCGTTGCCAAGCGGCGTGCAATGGCGCTCGGATGAAGTCGAACGGACCATCGCCGGTGTCGACCATGTGCTGGGCGATCCGGGTTTCAGCCTCGATGCGAAGATCGGTGTGTTCAAGGGCCTGACCCTGCTTCCGCTGGCGATGAAGACCGCTCGCGATCCGCAGGGGCGCACGCTGGATCAGATCCTGCCGGCGGCAACGTACGCACGCTGGCTGGGGCTGAAACAGACCTACATGGGCAATGACCGTGGCGTGGAAAAGGACCGTCCGCTGGTGGCCTCCGGTCGCCTGTACCAGGCGTTCCTCAAGCGCAACGGCCTGCGTGACGGCAAGCAGGTGAAGGAAGCGCTCGGGCGCGCCTACAAGGCCCGCGATCTGACGCCGGAAGATGTGCAGGTGAAGCTGAAGGTCGACGACATCCGTGGCACGTTGAAGGAACTGCAGGCCACCGAAGTCGATGACCGTGCGTGCTTCGAACGCACGCTCGACACCGTGGAATTCCAGGCGCCGGTGTTGCGTGAGCGGGCCAATGCCTGGGCACTCGGCGATGTCGCCGCACTGCGTCGGCTGTCGGGCTCGGCGATGGCCCAGACCTGCCGCGAACTGCTGCAGGATTCGGCCTTCGTGCGCAGGCGTGGCTGGAGCGACATGCCACAGCAGGTGCGCACACGCTGGCTGCAGGGCGTGGATGCGGCGCTGACCCATCACGCTGGCACGTTCGCGACGGTGCCGGTCAGCCTGCTGCTGGGCGAAGGCTATCTGGATGCACTGGTGCAGCGCGGCTACCAGGTCGAGGCGCCGCCGGAATAGCCAACGCTTGAAGTCCTCGTGCTTCCTGTCATATTCCTCTGCACTCAGGAGGGGAGTGATGGACATGCCATTGCATGCGTACGCCTATGTCAGCACGGCCAGGGAGGGACTGGACGTGCCTGAGCTCGATGCGCTGCTGGCCGATGCGACCGCGTTCAATCGCATGGCCGGAGTGACCGGGGTGCTGATGTTCGATGGCAGCCGTTTCCTGCAGTACATCGAAGGCCCACGCGATGGGCTGGCCTCGGTGCACGCGCGCATCGGCAACGCGCGGCGCCACGGCAGCATCACCCAGCTTGCCGCAGGCCCGATCCAGAGCCGCTGGTTTCCGCGCTGGACGATGGCCAACCGGCAGGTGGATGCGGCGACGCTGGCCAGCATCGTGGCGGCCCCGTGGAATGGTTTCAGCCTGGAGCAGAATCCCCCGGATCATGGCTTCTGCCTGTTGTTGCGGGCCTGGACGGGAGGGCACGGCGAGCTCGAGCCGGCCGCCGTCAGCCTTGGATCCTGAGTCTGGCGTGGTCTGGCGGCGCTGCCGCGGTTAATCTTGTCGGCATGTTTGCCTGCACCCGGACCCTCGCATGACCCACTGGACACCGTCGCCAGCTGCTGGACGCCGCGCGTGAGCGCGCCGATCGGCGCAGCACAGATGCCGTCCCCGGCCATCATCGGCCTGGGGTATGTCGGGCTGCCGTTGGCGGTAGCTTTCGGCCGGCAGCTGCCCACGCTGGGGTACGACATCGACGCTGCGCGCATCGCCGAACTGGCTGGCGGGCAGGACCATACGCTGGAGATGGAGCCGGACGAACTGGCCAGCGCGTCGCTGCTGCGCTACAGCAGCGATCCGGCGCAGCTGGACGCCTGCAACGTGTACATCGTCACCGTGCCCACGCCGATCGATGCCTACGAGCAGCCCGATCTGGAGCCATTGCGCTCGGCGACGCGACTGATCGCCAGCCATCTTCGCGCCGGTGATCTGGTGATCTACGAATCCACCGTCTACCCAGGCACCACCGAAGAAGTCTGCGTACCACTGCTGGAGCAGGGCTCGGGCCTTCGCTTCAACGAGGATTTCTACTGCGGCTACAGCCCAGAGCGGGTCAGCCCTGGCGATCGTCAACGGCGCCTGGCCGACATCCGCAAGATCACGTCCGGTTCAACGCCACAGGTGGCTGCGGTGGTCGA is part of the Stenotrophomonas lactitubi genome and encodes:
- a CDS encoding TraB/GumN family protein, producing the protein MRARGKRWIGCSAVLGLMLAIGPAAAQQAPASTGPVVDMDTVQVTGEQPGPGLWKVTAPQGHVLWILGTVSPLPSGVQWRSDEVERTIAGVDHVLGDPGFSLDAKIGVFKGLTLLPLAMKTARDPQGRTLDQILPAATYARWLGLKQTYMGNDRGVEKDRPLVASGRLYQAFLKRNGLRDGKQVKEALGRAYKARDLTPEDVQVKLKVDDIRGTLKELQATEVDDRACFERTLDTVEFQAPVLRERANAWALGDVAALRRLSGSAMAQTCRELLQDSAFVRRRGWSDMPQQVRTRWLQGVDAALTHHAGTFATVPVSLLLGEGYLDALVQRGYQVEAPPE
- a CDS encoding BLUF domain-containing protein; protein product: MDMPLHAYAYVSTAREGLDVPELDALLADATAFNRMAGVTGVLMFDGSRFLQYIEGPRDGLASVHARIGNARRHGSITQLAAGPIQSRWFPRWTMANRQVDAATLASIVAAPWNGFSLEQNPPDHGFCLLLRAWTGGHGELEPAAVSLGS